The stretch of DNA GGTGATGCCCGGGGACAATGTCACCCTTGAGGTGGAGCTGATTGCCCCCATCGCGATGGAAAAGGAACTGAGGTTCGCCATCCGTGAGGGGGGAAGGACTGTCGGGGCCGGTGTGGTAACCGAGGTAATTGCGTAAGATA from Nitrospirota bacterium encodes:
- the tuf gene encoding elongation factor Tu (EF-Tu; promotes GTP-dependent binding of aminoacyl-tRNA to the A-site of ribosomes during protein biosynthesis; when the tRNA anticodon matches the mRNA codon, GTP hydrolysis results; the inactive EF-Tu-GDP leaves the ribosome and release of GDP is promoted by elongation factor Ts; many prokaryotes have two copies of the gene encoding EF-Tu); this translates as VMPGDNVTLEVELIAPIAMEKELRFAIREGGRTVGAGVVTEVIA